AACCTACTGGACTTTCTGTAGAAGCTAAGGTAGGAATTGGCATTGGAACTGGATTAGGCGGAGCAGGGTTGGGAGGTCTCATCGGTGTTGTTGCGTGGAAATGgccttccatagtctcatttataatcgctCGCTTATAAAATACTTCACAGATACTCCCCCTATGAATATAATGTagtatgttctccctacccttggtaggtaaTAGAGACCCTCCCctctctagactactctcttgttggtatactggaatgctaggacCACGAAACTAAAAGGTCATACAGGCTCACTATACAAGTATTAAGCTCACACCATTCACATTTATCCATCCACATTCCACCACGAACACTCATCTCTATACCAAGGCAACTCCAATGATCTACCCACAGCCACTAATACCTCGGGCAGATGCCTATTCATAACACTCTCACACTTTTATTTAGGATATATTTGATTTAAAAAACCCTGGTGTTGACAAGCGAAACAAGATCGACAAGCTTGAAAACTTTGCAACTTCCGAGGCAAGAAGGACCCGTCTCGAGGAGAAGGCGAGGTTATATGAAGAGATTGGTTTGTTTATCATTCAATCTATACATACATTGCAGAAAGCGGCAAGATAAAACTGCCGCAAAACCACCAATTCCTCGTTGACTTTGATAAGCAGCGGGAGATGGACGACGTTGCATGCACCGtccaagaggaagaagggGTCACAAGACGATGGAAGGAACGAGAAAAGGGGTCTCAAAGACAAGATGATAAGGGGGATGGGAGTGATGATGGCCCTCAGAGGGATGTCAGtagtgatgaagatggaTGCCAACAAGGTAAGACCAGTTCATTTAATGCCCTAGCAAGTGGTCCACTTCTTGCCTTCTATGGGCTATTCTATACATTGCGGACACATTAATGGAGTGAGGACAGAAAATGGCAGTGAATCTTCCCATCCCAGAGATGAGAGAGAGCGGGGAGAACGTCACGGATTCCGGGGAGACTACTGCCTCCACgtcaaatgtgtaggcAGAATCCCGTGGAATAATCATTGTGACGACGATGTACCGCAAAACATCTGCAAAATTATGGCTGAGATTACAGAAAATCGGCCATTACTCGTTCACCGCCATTTCTGACCGCCAGAGCGACCATTTTGAACGCCCTTTCGGTAGTTTTGCGGGAAATAATTCCATCTTTCCGAATACCATGAACGTGTTGCGAAATGTTGCACAAAATCGATACATTCAAGGCATTTTCATCGTGCATGTTCAGGTGACCCGGAGATGTGTGTGAATGACGAGGATCTGAGTGGACTCGGGTATCTTTTCCCGCCATACGTGCgtaatgatggaaatgtAGGCCGAATCTGGAGGACTTTGACGATTGCAGCTCGGATGCCGAGGGCTGAGGCCTCCGGGATTCCTGGCGGTGGGGCCGCTGCTGTCCTTTGGGGCTTCAGTTTTTAAAATGGTGCGTGATCGCTTGCTGTTGGAGAATTTGGAGGACGGAAGGCCAGCAGTCTGGCACAGGAACACTCTCTCGCTCGTTTCGCAGGGAGAGGCCGACGGACTGCAGGATTCCACGCCCACCCAGATTGTTTACCCAAATAATTCGCTAAATGTCGGACTACCCGTGGATTCCATTAATGTTGAAACTAAACCCATGGTCTCGAGCGATGGTAAGTGGTGTCCGTAGCGAAGCGGAGTACAGGTCcaaaagaatgagggactatGCGAGctacggagtagtgagcatgagcgacctctgggagcctgtagaagagaaggattaaggtcattactggagtgcaacggaaggaagaatgacctaccgacgtcggagactaggtagtttgtcactatggaatgagtgtagCGAATTGGCGAACGTAgtgagcttaaagaagagtgatggagactctattagcctagtgaatagaggagaagttgcgagtatactttagtataggagctgTAAAGGCGACCTATGGGAGCTTAAGGAGTCTTGTGATTATTAACATGGGCGAACTATGGAGGCTAGACAACCATagggagtctatagaataagaatggatgaatgagttaccattaggatatgccaagcatcgagttgtataatgcaatAACATAATAGGAGTACTAGACGACCGTATGGAGTCTCTAGGATGGATGAATGACTGGTGGCAAATAGagaaatttcttcatcattgGACGGATGAATCTGTATTCACAGGATTCAGTAGGGGAACAAATTGCCATGGTCACTACTCCGTTAGTCTCATTTCCTTAGTGACAATTTAGGCTTCCTTCATGCTACGCATTACGGTCGCCTTTACAactcctgttagtcgctctactccctcattcttcgggacccGTGCTGCCCCTGGCTTATACCGTCGACAGCACTATGCTTCATTTATATAGCCCACATTTCACACTATAGATTCAGTATTTGATGATTCGACTGGGAGACCGCTTGTAGTATATACATCGACGAGGGGCGAGCCGTCTGGCGCCAAAAAGTACGCGTCACTGCTCTACTTGATGGCCATTTACACCCTCTTTGTGCTTTATTTTGGTAAACGTATGAAATCGCATATAgacttttcaaagaatagtatcatttttttaaaattgaCAAGAGTTGCCATCTTCAACTACGCAATCGTGTTTGCTGGCATCCTCATGGGTTATCGTAGCGTCTTGAGATTCAATAGTATCGTGACGCTGGCATTTATATGTCTCAAACTTTTATATATCGAGAAGTAAGTTTTTTTCCTCACGTAACAACCATCTTTAGCATCTACGCCGTTATGATGTCGTTTGTACAAATATTTGTTCTTTTATCAAACTATCACTCGCTTTACAAGGACACACCAAAAGTCTTTATGATATCACCCCAACCTATTTAAATTTTAGTAATGCAAATACGTGAATGTCATGTACGTAGCGAGtaatggcgagtatacgcagtataggagcctaaggaagagtaggattaaggtcattactggagtgcaacggaaggatgaatgacctaccgacgtcaaagactaggtagtagatcactatggaatgagtgtaacgaatggaatGAAGCGGAGTAACTATATGGAAGACTATAGGATCCTCCGTATTCACATTCTTGTGACTATACAAAGTATGGGAGCCTGGATATTCACAAGGTTTTGTGGATAGAagaatgagttaccattatgagaaCTCTTCAATGGAACATAGACTATCACTAAACAATATGGAGACACTCAGCATTTACTTTCCATCTACTCATCCACCAATGAGTGAGTTgcatctccattcttctcGTATCTCTGGCAAACGTTTCGTATCTGAAAACACGGCCAATATTCTGTACCCATTATCTCGAGCATTCTTATAAGTGACATCTAGGACTGCTATTCCATAACATTCTCCCGTTACTATACCGTTCCAGTTCCCCATTATTcgtgcatgcagatttgCCCTCCACTCTCTACTAAAGTTTTGGACGGACCTTTTGGATGTTTTTTAGGGGACAAGAGTGTTGTTGTCTCAATGTCATCACTTTACGTTCCTAAAGGACGCTCTAGGTTCACAGAAATATCCAATAAATTGCACACATTATTCAGGTCAGGAAGACGTCAAATCTTCAGGGACAGATAATACCATGAATTTGGCTCCAAATCCACACACTTGCCTCTTTCTCCTCACTTGTTATTATTCATTAAATCTAGTCCCATCACAATTTATTTTCGtttattcattcttctatCGTAACAATGCAGTTATTCACTAATGTTTTAGTTTGGCATTTTTTCGCTATTCTCATTGCAAAATACGCATCCACATCGCCGTTCAAGGAGAGGGTGCCACTTGACGTGGATACATCCTGTGAACCAGTGCATGGAATTGGAGTTGTGCGATCTGAGCAGTTTCCAGGAGCGAGATACTACTACGTCAGAACCACTTTTGCAGTAAAATACAGAATTGGCCTCGTAGCTCATGGAAGTACGTTTATTCATATTAAAATGTTCTCTGGAGCACCTTCCAGTATACTCGCAACTCACAACA
Above is a genomic segment from Theileria equi strain WA chromosome 4 map unlocalized gcontig_1105316255041, whole genome shotgun sequence containing:
- a CDS encoding hypothetical protein (encoded by transcript BEWA_049530A), whose protein sequence is MFSLPLDIFDLKNPGVDKRNKIDKLENFATSEARRTRLEEKARLYEEIESGKIKLPQNHQFLVDFDKQREMDDVACTVQEEEGVTRRWKEREKGSQRQDDKGDGSDDGPQRDVSSDEDGCQQGKTSSFNALASGPLLAFYGLFYTLRTH
- a CDS encoding conserved hypothetical protein (encoded by transcript BEWA_049540A), producing MVRDRLLLENLEDGRPAVWHRNTLSLVSQGEADGLQDSTPTQIVYPNNSLNVGLPVDSINVETKPMVSSDDSVFDDSTGRPLVVYTSTRGEPSGAKKYASLLYLMAIYTLFVLYFGKRMKSHIDFSKNSIIFLKLTRVAIFNYAIVFAGILMGYRSVLRFNSIVTLAFICLKLLYIENIYAVMMSFVQIFVLLSNYHSLYKDTPKVFMISPQPI